One region of candidate division WOR-3 bacterium genomic DNA includes:
- a CDS encoding ABC transporter ATP-binding protein, with amino-acid sequence MANPSIRYRLVTERDLQIESSVEHGLARSNPAKEYPALECRDVVKNFRRGRGLRKKITRAVDRATLSIRQGELFGLLGPNGAGKTTLVRCIATLLIPDEGSISIFGHDAFRDSLWCRQRIGLLTSGERTLYWKLSARANLNFFAALYGLAGKAKEKRIDYLVELLGLREVEHERVERYSSGMKQKLSLARAILHDPDLILLDEPSLGLDPQFARFIRRFIKEELNERLGKTILITTHYMDEADELCNRIAFINKGKIVDVKTPAQYKRDIPHTEVLEVRVLGRPDTTKVQALPGLERFSSEFKDGVTTVKLVLPKAETILSDAIELLRTDAKILGVDVKQPTLEDVFLYVTGTSLGADTAENTPGREWSPND; translated from the coding sequence ATGGCTAATCCATCCATAAGATACCGGCTTGTGACAGAGCGCGACTTGCAAATCGAAAGCTCGGTTGAGCATGGACTCGCAAGAAGCAATCCGGCAAAGGAATACCCGGCGCTTGAGTGCCGGGACGTGGTGAAGAACTTCCGCCGCGGCCGGGGCCTGAGGAAGAAAATAACCCGGGCGGTTGATCGCGCGACACTCTCAATCAGGCAGGGCGAGCTTTTCGGACTGCTCGGTCCCAATGGCGCAGGCAAGACCACGCTGGTGCGCTGTATTGCTACCTTGCTTATCCCGGATGAGGGTAGTATCAGTATCTTCGGCCATGACGCGTTCCGCGACTCGCTCTGGTGCCGCCAGCGCATCGGACTGCTGACTTCGGGCGAGCGTACGCTGTACTGGAAGCTCTCGGCCCGCGCCAACCTGAACTTCTTCGCTGCGCTCTACGGCCTTGCCGGCAAGGCAAAGGAAAAGCGTATTGACTATCTGGTCGAACTTCTGGGTCTCAGGGAAGTTGAGCATGAACGGGTCGAGCGCTACTCATCCGGAATGAAACAGAAATTATCGCTTGCCCGGGCAATACTGCACGACCCGGACCTGATTCTCTTGGACGAACCTTCCTTGGGTCTCGACCCGCAGTTTGCCCGATTTATCCGCAGATTCATCAAAGAGGAGCTGAACGAACGGCTGGGCAAGACGATTCTCATCACGACTCACTATATGGACGAGGCCGACGAGCTATGCAATCGCATCGCTTTCATCAACAAGGGAAAAATCGTTGACGTAAAAACTCCGGCTCAGTACAAGCGCGACATCCCTCACACCGAAGTACTTGAGGTCAGAGTGCTGGGCAGGCCGGATACGACCAAGGTCCAGGCCCTGCCTGGGCTCGAACGGTTCTCGTCCGAGTTCAAGGACGGCGTCACGACCGTGAAGCTAGTGCTGCCCAAGGCCGAGACGATTCTGTCTGACGCTATCGAATTGTTACGTACCGACGCGAAGATTCTTGGGGTGGATGTTAAACAACCCACGCTCGAGGACGTATTCCTCTATGTCACCGGCACCTCACTTGGCGCTGACACGGCCGAGAATACGCCGGGAAGAGAATGGTCGCCGAATGATTAA
- a CDS encoding ABC transporter permease, producing the protein MTFAATLNVVRAEVSKTIRIYFSYPVIVVFWAIFPLLWVFPFVFQGKALVGSQTSEAFRQLTGSGNYMAFVLIGAMVSNFVFSGLWGVGNSLREETYWGTMEYIIASPTNPLVILIGKTLAEALVTTAIVCLQAVVISILPFGISFTVAKVLPVLVLVILLMVGFYGFTIAFAGFTLLIKEVHGWIHTLEWVFFLFSPIRYPVQVNAITKVISTLIPLTWALVAIRGIIMLNRNEVSLGRTVIILVVMDAVLLIAGWLIFTWLERKTRRDGTVGMH; encoded by the coding sequence ATGACTTTCGCCGCGACGCTGAACGTTGTTCGAGCTGAGGTCTCGAAGACCATCCGGATCTACTTCTCCTATCCTGTCATCGTTGTCTTCTGGGCCATCTTTCCGCTGCTCTGGGTATTCCCGTTCGTATTTCAGGGCAAGGCCCTGGTCGGGTCTCAGACAAGCGAAGCTTTTCGCCAGCTCACCGGTTCAGGCAACTACATGGCCTTTGTCCTCATCGGCGCAATGGTGTCTAATTTCGTCTTCTCCGGACTCTGGGGCGTAGGTAACAGTCTACGCGAGGAAACCTACTGGGGTACGATGGAATACATCATCGCCTCACCGACGAACCCGCTCGTCATTCTTATCGGCAAGACTCTGGCCGAGGCGCTGGTCACGACCGCCATCGTTTGCCTGCAGGCGGTGGTCATCTCTATCCTGCCATTCGGCATCAGTTTCACTGTGGCCAAGGTCCTGCCGGTGCTTGTGCTTGTTATACTGCTGATGGTCGGGTTCTACGGGTTTACTATTGCCTTTGCCGGCTTCACCCTGCTCATCAAGGAAGTCCATGGCTGGATTCACACGCTTGAGTGGGTTTTCTTTCTGTTTTCACCAATCCGCTACCCGGTTCAGGTAAATGCTATCACCAAGGTCATCTCGACGCTAATACCGCTGACTTGGGCGCTCGTTGCCATCCGCGGCATCATCATGCTCAATCGCAACGAAGTCAGTCTCGGCCGAACCGTAATCATACTCGTAGTGATGGACGCAGTTCTGCTCATTGCCGGCTGGCTGATATTCACCTGGCTTGAGCGCAAGACCCGACGCGACGGAACTGTTGGGATGCACTAG